One Indicator indicator isolate 239-I01 chromosome 30, UM_Iind_1.1, whole genome shotgun sequence genomic window, GTCAGTCAGATGATCTGAGAGAGGCAAACATTCGgcagcacatttttttcttctcttccatgtAGTCCTTGTAgcagctgcaaagcagaggggagCTTGGCCTCACTGCCTGCCCAACCAGAACACACACTCTGGGTTTTCTAGATGAAATAGCCTAATGGAAGAGCAGCAAAGACACAGCTCCTCCAAAAATCCTCCTTTCTGCTATCTCAGGGAAGGAGAGCTGCAAAGATTGTGCCCTCATCCCCAGAGCGTGGGTCTCTGTTTCACTGGTGACTATCAGTCACATGGATGATTTGGTAGCCAGAGGCTTTCTACATTATTTTGCAAGCATGTGACAATGCAGAGGAGCCCTCACCTGCTTCCTGTGGCCTAGTTTTGTGTCTCCTCATTTGTGCTTCTCCTTATGTGAGCTCCTTCACCACCTAGCAGGAGGCGTCATACAAGGGCCCTACTCCAGGCTACCTACCATTGATGCAGACTCTGGACAGAGGGTGGGTAGGAGACAGCAGAAATGTGTGTGCAGACTAAGTGTTTGACAGGGCAGATGCTTCCTCCTCCATTCTCACTTCCCTGCCAGAGTCACATCAGACTTCATCAAACATCAAACTTCCCTGACTGCTCCATTTCAATCACTCTCTCCAAGTAACAAGATCCTCTGCACCCTGTGCTTCCACCTCACCAGCAAGGAGGTCTCACTGGTGAGGAATCCCAGAGCCAGAGGGTGACTCAGTTTGGGCACCATCCCAGGGATCAATAGCTGCCCATGTGGTCAGCTTTCCTGCATCTGCTACCATATAAGGCCAAAAGCAAAGGTTTTCCTTGCAGCACACCAGAATCAGCACAAGTGGGGCACAGGCTGATGCTCTCTTAGCCCCCACCCATCAGCACCCCCGTGAGCAGAAACTCCCAGTGTTTCATTCAGTgaaaccccagcactgctctctccTGCTAAGCCTCAGACAGCTGCACAACTGTCCACCTAGAGTGTGGATGGCACACTCACACCTACCACAGCAGGAAATCCCCTCATTTGGGGGTGCAGGTTCTTGCCACGTATCAGAAGCACCCTGCTTTGTTCCAGCTTTGAGGCGATGCAGCCTTCCAACAGAACTGCCCAATCCAGCAGCAGAATGTGCACCAACAGGACCACTACAGGGTGGCACCAGACGTGTGTTCCACAAACTCCTCACCCCCTGGATTCTGCCTCCTGTTCTGCAGTGAGGAGAATGCTGCCAAGAACCTGGTTCAGCTGTTACACAAACACCTTCCTCACTTTTCCTTTCAGACAGCAAAAGGTAGCTGTTGACTAACACACAGGATTCCTTCTTGTAAAACATTCATCTGCTCAGCAGGCAAAGCCTCCAGGAACATGACTTTGGTTCACATTCCATTTTTGAGTCATATTCCATTCCTGCAGCATTTGCCAGGTGCCTCTTTGTTCAAGCAAGGCACTTTGGCCACGTCACAGGGTGCAGACTGTGCTGTGGTATAATTAACATCACTCCACAATGCTGTTTTCACCTCTTTTATACCAATCCCACTCTTGGTCATaatagaagcaaaaaaaaaaacaaaacaaaacaccaaaaaaccaaaccaaaacaaaaaccaaaaccaccactaATTTTAACTGGCACTGAAGGAGAAAGTCCAAGACAGCAGTGGCTGAAGGTGTGCTGAGCTTACTGCCACctccagaggcagagctgccaaGCCTGCCCATTGCTTCCCCCAAGGCCTTCCTGccccctggcagcacagcctcaacCTTATCAGCAAGGTTCCTCTTTTATCTGCCAACATATTTTGAACCAGTCTAAGGGAAGACACAAGGCTTTCAGAATGAGGACTTCTAGCACTGTACCAGGGGCCTTTGACACTACTCCCCTCCAGAGCCTCTAAGAGCAGCCAGCCAGATCTGTTGAGCAACTACCTGTGCTCACCTAGTAATTTGGTAGCTACAGCCTAGAGGCAGATCAGGATGAAGAACAGTGATTTACTTCAGTTTTCCAGACAAGGGCTTGGGGTCTctctggaatgtgtccagagaagggtcacagggatgagcagagggctggagcacctctcctgtgaggacagagttggggctgttcagtttggagaagagaaggctcccaagagatcttcttgtggccttccagtatctgaagggggctacaagaaagctggggagggactttttagggtgtcaggtagggataggattggggggaatggagaaaactagaggagggtagatttagattagacattaggaagaaattcttccccatgagggtggtgagagactggaacaggttgcccagggaggtggtagaagcctcagcTCTGggattttttaaggccaggctgaatgtggctctgggcaacctgatctagtgtgaggtgtccctgcccatggcagaggggttggaactggctgatccttgaggtcccttccaaccctaacaattctatgattctgtgaccaccTTCAAGTTCTTTGTACTTCAGAAGTAACAGAACAAGTCTGAAGACTTGGTGTTATCACAGACTGTTAAAGACAAGGACATCCATGTGCAGGGACAGCCCTCTACCAAAACCTTACCTGCTGAAGGCAGCCAGCCCATGGGACTGGCTGCTCCTGTCACACCAGCTCCTCTCATGAGAGATGGTACTGCTGCCTGGAAACCTTTTTGGAAATGCCTAGCAGCAACATGCTGAAGAGGAGGGTTTGTATTTGAGGGTTGCTTTGTGATCTCTGAGGCTGGGGACTGCATCACCTCCTGCATTTGAAGAGTGCCAGAAGTACAGCACACACTTTTGGGAAGCAGCTAGTGCTTCTGCCAGTTTCAAAGGGAAGAGGGCAGAGACTACCAGAGTTAGTCATGCTTTGGTGGGGCTAGGGCATGACTAAAGCTGGCAGGAttgtgctgtgctcagcctAGGGGGTGAAGGGAAAGTGAAGTTCAGGATTGCTCACTGGTTTCCTCCAAGACAGCAAAAAATTCACTTTTAACAAACATTTGTATTTGTAACACTGCACACTGAAGCACTTCCagtgcagaagagctgctgtcaTTAACCAACACATCTTAAAGGCAGTACAAAAAATCCTATTTAATAATCCAGAACATTATCAGCTTGAACACCAGGGTATTGCATTTCATTTAGAGGCATTTCAGCTGCCCACCTCCCACCTTGGCCCAGGTACTCACAGGGAGTGTGACACACACATCCCCCTAGAGAAACAGCAGGTAAAGAGCAGGTGCTctcagcttctcacccaccaccTGGAACCACTGTGTATGCAAGGTGCTGGAACTGGCTGTCTCCACACTaagaaaccttctgtgtttccCAGGTCACTTAGCCAACCCCAGaggttggctttttttgtttgaaaaacCTTTTGATACTTTTGAGGGGGTGTTCCAGTCTAAACAGTCTGTCTTCCAGAGGGATAGAAAGGAGGTCTCTCACCTGGCCAGCTTTTTCAGCTCCTCATTAATCTCGTGGTTAAATGGctctctgtgctgagctctgagcaggaAATCCCTGGCTTTTTCATACTGTGTCATGTAGAGACAGGCCTGCCATGGAAAGGAGACAGATGTGTTGCAAGATAAGTCTGGACTCACTGCCATTCTTCAGGACTCAAAGCAGAGGCAACCACAAACATCTGAGACAGATCCAGGTAGCTCAGGAATCCCCCATGAAAAGATCTGTGTGACAGATTTACAGAGAGCCAGATTTTTCCAAAAGGTCTGATGCACACAAACCACCTTGACTGTGGCAGTTTAAAAGGCCTGGCCCAGAATTTAGTGCTTCTCTTTAGTTCACTCAAGGTTCCCTCCACAGGCAGGGTACTCCTTGATGTGGTTACCAGAGGAATTTAGTTTTTTGCCCACCTGGCCACATCTGAACAGTGCTTTGGCATTTCTCTGGTCAATCTCCAAGGCTGCCTCTCCATATGCCAAAGCTCGGGCAGGACGTTCCAGTTTCAGGTAGGTGAGTGAGAGATTGAGGAGCACCAGCAGCTTGGAAGCGTTGATCTGACACTGCTCTGCCTCACTGGAGGAGCTGCGACCAAGGATGGACAAGACCTGAAGcacacaggggggaaaaaaagaaaagataaaaagaaaaagtagtaGTGAACAATAAATTTGTTATGGCAAGCGAGAAATCCATCCCACCAGACAGCTCCTAAAAGTAATAGAAATCTAAATTAAATGTACTGCATGGCATTATCAGCATGATTAGTCAGCTCAGCCATGGGACTACAGGCTTAGGAATCTATCACGGAACTtaagagcagcagaacaaaataaaaaaaaaaaaaaaaatcacacctaGGACTCAGACTTTAAGGACAAAGATGTAAGACAAATCTtacagggagggagaaaggcaaCTAAACCTGGTTTTGTTACAAGAATAACACCAAGAAAAAGCAACTTTGAAGGGAGGGATGAAAAATGGCACAAAATCTCACTCCCTCCAAAACAAAGGCAGATTCATTCCAGTTGGGGAGTAACTGAGCATGtccctgcctggagaggttgtggagtgtctctctttggaggtgctcaaaaccTGAACAGCCACACTCCTGTGCAACCTCCTGCTGTGGCTGACCTTCCTTCAGCAAGGGGCTGGACTAGACAACCTCCAGAGGTTCCTACCAACCTCAGCTATTCTGGGACTCTCAACTGGAAGGCTAAAAATGAAGTCAGAATGCCCAGTGTGCCAGTGATATTTATTTCCAGACCAAAGGGATTCTAGATTCCTTCCTGAAGCATTTATCAGGCCATGCTGGGCTCACACAGCCACCAAgatgtacctttttttttttttttcccctgtcttggccaggctccccagggagcaaGTCTGAAGGAAAAGAGTTCTGCCCATTTCTGCCaacccttctcctccttcattCACCACTGCTGCACACACAAAAGCAGGTGTCTAAGAGCTGCTCTTAAATAACAAACTATGCCTGGAAAATACAATGAAGTCATTTGATCTCTAAATTGTACTTGTTATGGTGAGCTAGCACTTAATAACCACTGCTTTCACAGCTTTTCACAATGGAAAagacttgtttggttttgtttttctttttttttttttttcccctagtggCATACCCTTTTGTATCTGTCTCTGGCACACTCAAAGTTTCTCTTACGGTAGAGGAAGTTGCCCAGCTGCCTCTCTGCGTCTGCCACTTTCAACACCTTTTCTAGTGGAAACGtatcctgctgctcctgtggaaAGAAATAGCTGAGTTTCAGCtcaaaccaagccaaacaagcagagctcagacagGACAGTCCCCTTCTATtcacagagcagaaggcagGCTGTTGCCAAGGCCCCTGCAGGGTCCACCACTGCCTGGCAGTTCCCTTCGCCAGGCTGAGACACGTGCTGGGAACTCCTGGTGAAGAGTGCCCAGGAAGCTCACCAGGCACAAAGGGATTccaggggagggaagaaagcagGAATTTGTTCTTAAATcctgcccaactctctcaccTGCTTAGCACAGCTAACACAAGTGCTATTGCTGGCACAAAAGATGAAGCTGCTTGAAAGGCTGAACTGTTAGAGCAGTGGAGCATCATCCAGGGTGGCTGCCTCAGGCCAGCTCTGGGACCAGCCTGACACCCATGAGACACcaaccagcaaaacaaaaaccctcaacaataacaacaacaaaaaaagataaaaactgAGGGAGAGGTTTCCTCCTGGGTTTGCAGCCAGCTCACAGAAAGatcagccagacagaaagggccAGCAACTAGCAAGAAGGGGAGTAAGCTCTCTCACCATGAGTGTGGTTTGCTTGCAGGGCTGTCTGTGGAAAAATTGGGCTGTGCAGTGGCAGGAGGGAATGAGGAGGGCCTCCCctagcagctctgctgcctgtgccccacTCAGTGACCCACAACCACAGCCCAAAGCCCTTTACATGAAAAGGGGGAATTAACAATAACACCGTAACTCACCAGGGAGGAAGGCCAACAGTGAAGGAGCACTTGGGAGAGTAGCCAAGAGCAGAGACAAAGGGTGGGGGTTGGTAGGGGGCACTTGGGCACTGCAAACTGAACAGAATCTTTACAGACAGCTCATTACTGTTCCTTCTGAGAATGCCTGGAAGCTGGTGCCCTCTAGTGAAACCGTGAGGTTACCGggaaagctgaaaataaaaggTCCCGCACATGGGAGCAAAcaaaggctgcaggcagcagaggaggcagggTTCAAGGGCCTGTGTTTGCACCACggcagagcccagctctgcagagctgcacctgCAGCTAAGCTAAACCTAGGTAATCCATGAGCAACTGGAAGGGAAGACAACAAAGGCTTAGCCTCCAGAATCAGGTTTCAAACCTTAAAAGCAACTCACAGGAGTCAACTCAAAGAAGGCGTCGGATTCAGCCGAGTTTATGAAGTCCTGCAGCTCCACTTCGAAGGTAACAGTGGCATCTGGGGGGATGACAGGGtgacagccctgctgcccataGGCATAACTGGGTTTGAAGATAAATCTTGCTGTCTCTCCCTTCCTCATCGTCAGCAGGCCAATCTCCAGGCCCCACAGTGTAATGTCTGTCACAAGAAGATGTGGAAGGTTGTGAGGATCACAAACAGGGAACCCACCTCAGGCACTAAAGCCTGAAAGGAGAAAGTTCCTTGGTAGCTCCTATCTCAGCAACTACAATGGCCCAGTTGCTCCCTGTGCACACAGTGTCTCCTCTCAGGGGATTTTAAAGCCACCACCacgagcagcaggcagctgccccaAACAGTGAAGAGGGGCAGAGGGTGATCTGTGCCAGGCTGACCATCACCTGTGTGAAACAGGAGGCTTTTGGACTCTCTGCAAGTTTTAGAGGGTTCTAATAACCTAGGGATATTGAAGAGCATTTAAGTTGAAATGCCTTAATGGGCTGCTCTTTACTACCCTGAGTCCCAGGACAAACTTTTCAGCCCAAACCTTACCCTTTCCAAGTTTCATCAGCTCAGGAACCTTGAGGTTGCGGTTTGTGCAGAAAGGCTCAGCTGAGTCTTCCAAGTATCCAGAGTACTTCACTGTGCCCAAAGTGAggagtagggagaagagaaaagcaagttTGGTATCATATCCAGGGACAGCACTGTCAGGAGCACACTGGGAGTTGGTTTTGCAACGCTACCCTTTTATCTTTTTAACTTCTGTGGTagaagagcagaggcagcacaaATTATCTTGTTTTTTATACCAAAATCCCTGGTCACATCCAAGTAGCACTGACTGTGCTTTAtcagaagagaaagcagctgcTTCACAATCTTGATCCCCATCTAATTAAGAGATGtgatttttgtgggtttttaagAATTAGAAATTCTAgctagagaaaataaaatgcccCAGTTACCCACAGAAATACATAACAAAGTCTTTCCTGCCCAAAGCTAGAGGCCTGGGAAGAGAAACAAAGGGGAAAACGTACAGCCTCCAAGCTCTGTCACTGTCCTTAGCACATAGTGAGTGACTCCAGTTCTCACTCAGTTACCAAATGCATTGTAATGGGCTTCCCTTGACATGGCACCAGGCCCTTCCAGCTTCTCTGTACTGTGAGTGCAGGTGGGACCTGGAAATCCTGCTTTTCTCAAGGTCAGGATGCCCTTTCATTTAATCTGTCAGCCACAAGAAGTTAAACAGAGTATCCCAAGTGCTAAAATACTGATAAGGAGAGCAGTCTCTGAAACAGAAAGACATACTACCGTGTAACGTAAGCACTTTAAAGTTCTTTTGATCTCATGCTAATGTCAAAAGCACTCATATTTGCAGTATTAGAAGCTCAGGGGATCTTTTACAACAGGTTCTGTCCTCTTCATTTCCCCCATTCAATGCATGCTTCAGGCCCAGCCACACAGACTAAAACAAGGACCTTGCACCAAGACACAAAGGACACTGATGAGCACAAGATCCTGACTTTGGTCTATGTTTCCAAACTATGGCCTCACCCTTGCTGAATACAGAGGTACAATTTATAAAGAAAACTGCTCAGATGTCAGTGGAGCCTGCAACCTCATAAAAAGGGCAAAACATCACTGTAGAGTGTACCTAAACCCCTGGTGAGCCAGGCTGCAAGCTCATGCAGGACTCCTTGGAGAATGCCTGGCTGGCAACATGGAGCTGAGGTGTGAAAACgaggctgggctctgcagcaggaaggtgcccagctgctgccacacagCCCTCCACAGTCcatggaaggcagagagggacctcaGCCTGAACAGCATTATGGCCCTGAAGCCCCAGCAATACCTTCTACAGAGGAGTCGGGGGGCACAAGCTGCCCGGTGCCAGAGCGCAGCACCTGCTTGCGCACCCCTCCATCACCGGTGAGGTCCTGCATGCCCCGGACCCGCACCGCGCCCATCGTCACGACCGGGGCCTCCTCCACCAGCGGCCGCCTTCCCCGAGGCCCAGCCGGGCCAGAAACCTCGTCCGCAGCTCCGCCGCCCGCCATGACTCGCCGCACCACATCTCTCCCGGCCCCGCGCCTCGCCATCTTAACCAATCACCGCCCACCACACGCTAGGCCCTCAACCAATCGCGCTCCGAGGAGCAACCTCAGCCAAATCCGCTGTTAAGGAGCCACGCGCGAGGAACGGCACGCCCCCGCGCAGCTCTCGGCCAATGGGTCGTGGGGGCGTGACGGAGTCCCGCAATGCACTCTGGGGGATGGAGGCCGCGGCGGGCAGCTGCCATCATCCTGCTCCCGGCTCATTCCACCGGGCGGCGGCGGGCAGTTGCCATCATCCTGACCCGGCACATCACACCGGGCCGCGGCGGGCAGCTGCCATCATCCTGCCCCCGGCACGTTCCACCGGGCGGCGGCGGGCAGCTGCCATCATCCTGCCCTCGGCACATCCCACCGGGCGGCGGCGGGCAGCTGCCATCATCCTGCCCCGGCACATCCCACCGGGCCGCGGCGGCGAAAAGCCTTTTTCAGGCACGGTTTCACTCGGCAACACCCCGCTGGATCTGCTCGCAGGCCAGGGTTACCTTCTTCCCCCACAGCCAGGGAGCAGCCCTAGGCTGGCTCCTCTGAGCTGAGCCTGTGAACTAGGGAGCCTCAGCTTTGAtgctcctgtggctgcaggagaggcCCCTTTAAGGCTGGAGTATCCCTACGGCCTCCCTCTCAAGCTCTCCTTGGGAAACGGGCTGAAGCCTTCAGGTTTATTGCCTTCCAAAGAACAAATGCCTTTAGTGTGAGGCTGAGATGGGAGCCCCAGCTTAATTCTTGAATCTATATCTCTTCTTTCCCCGCCCCACAGCTTCTGGAGGGTTGCCCCCAaagctggaacctcctggctgagAAACCTTCCTCATCCCCAGCTTCTGGGCAGTGCTTAGAGGGGAACTATTGAGGTGGCCATGTACCAAACATATCCATGAACCAAGGATAATCATAGGAGAAACCTCTGTACAGCTGGACAGAAACACAAATGCCTTGCCCCACACTGAAGGAATGATGCTCTGGGTTTCTTTCTGGTCTTTCACAAAAGAATGAAAGATTATCAACaaatagcaacaaaaaaaatctgtttcaatttttttaaaaaagtgtttTAGTTGGTAAGGTGTTTTGGTGAAAACAATTCTGTTGTCCTAAGCAGTGTGGATGAGTGAAACCCCAGTGGGACCCAGGCAGAGTGGCTGCTCAAGGAAGCAAACATCAGCAGCTCTTATCAGGCTCCAGCTCACACAGTCATATGATGTGTGTGCCCACACCTGCCTGGCAGGGTGGTGGACAGCCCTTCACAGGGGTGGGACACTGTCCTCGGAGCAGGAGAGGGGGACGAGAAGCTGCCTAGCGAGCAGTGATACCCCTGgtggggctgaggctgcaggggAGGAGCAGACTCCTCATCCTGCCACGGGGCTGCTGGTCCCACTGCctgcctcctctgtccctccaaCTAGGTTAAAATCTTCAGCTTGACTGGGAGAAGCCAAGTGACATCCATTGAGCTTGGTGTGTTGGGACAAGCAGAGATCAAGCCAAGGCCAGGAGGAAGCTGTGCAGAGCACGTGAGTGGTGTGGGGAGTGGGAGGCTGTAATTTGGGTCTCTGGGAGGTGTTCCAGTGTGAGCAGATGAAGCTGGTTTCCCTGGGACGGGGTCCTACGGTGTCTGATGGGTCACAGGCTGTCATTTGAGTTTTCCTTGATTCACCAGGCTCCTACAGCTTTAGAACTACAGAGTTCTTagctgctggagaagcaaaAAGTGGGGTCAGCAGAACTTCCATCAGcaggcagactttggcctgtttcagAGACTGGTCTACAAAGTCCTTTaggaggcagtcctgaagggGCAGGGaatccaggaaggctggacactgTTCAAGAgattgttgtggggtttttttccactttgggacatggtttaatggccatggtggtgctgggttgacagttggactcaatgatcttgggggtcttttccaactgaaacaattctatgattctacgattctaatGCATGGTAAAATTCTACTTTGGGTCACAGCCTGCCCTTTGAGTTTGCAGCTGTCTGCGCTGCTGACAGGGAGGGGAAGTGTCTCTctgtttccccttctccccatctTCACTCATCTCTGCTTTGTCTTGCAACACGACTGATCCTCCCACCCCTGTTTCCCAGACCAGGCCTTTGCTGCTGGGTGGGGAAGGCGACAGGATGGCTCGAAGAGTGAGCATCAACGAGCTGGAGGACCAGCTCCTCTGTCCCATCTGCTTGGAGGTCTTCAAGGATCCCCTGATGCTGCAGTGTGGACATTCATACTGCAAGTCCTGCGTGGTCTCGCTCTCTGGAGAGCCGGAGGGGCAGTTCCTGTGCCCCGTGTGCCGCCAGACCGTGGACTGCAGCGCCTCGCCGCCCAACGTCACGCTGGCTCGCGTCATCGAGgcgctgcagagctggggggagGCAGAGCCCACCCCACAGGCCTGCCCAACGCACCACAaccccctgagcctcttctgcGAGGCTGACCGAGAGGTGATCTGTGGGCTGTGTGGCACCATCGGCAGCCACCGCCAGCACAAGATCAGCCCCATCTCCACCGCCTACTGCCGGATGAAggtgggcaggcagagctggatggggctgctgggctgcgGCTTGGGGCACCTGCTGTGCTTGCTGGCCAAGTGTCCCCTCTGGACATGATTCCAGCCAGATGTGGGGCAGGGTTCCTGGGTTGGGAGGCAGCTGTTTCTCAGGTTAGGAGGACTCAGTTGTGGCGGCTGCACTGCGGTGGGGAGCTGGGAGTTGGGGAGTGTCGGCAGGGCTTTCAGGACTCTTTTCAAATATCATCAAAGAGTCTGGAGATAAGACTGAGGTGAGGTGCcacaggagagcagggaggcagggaaaTGGGAGTCCCAGCCAGGCAGAGTAAACAGCTGGCGTCCCCTGCCCAGCATCACATGAAAGCCCCAGGAATGGAAAAGCACAGGGCCACCCGTCCCCTCCACTCCTGGCACCAGGGAGATAAGAGCAGGAGGCACCAGAAATGCCCCAGCCAGGCTCCCAGCAGTTGCACTGGGAGGGGGTCTACATTTAGCCCATATCCAGGGCTAAACCcagtgacccctccccagccaagAAGGAGGatcaggaaaaagagaggaaaccctcactgtgaaaattttcttccttagatctagcctaaatctctcttttttagtttaaaaccatcactccttcTTCTGTTACAAGAGGCCCTGCTAAGAatgtc contains:
- the FKBP6 gene encoding inactive peptidyl-prolyl cis-trans isomerase FKBP6, with the translated sequence MGAVRVRGMQDLTGDGGVRKQVLRSGTGQLVPPDSSVEVKYSGYLEDSAEPFCTNRNLKVPELMKLGKDITLWGLEIGLLTMRKGETARFIFKPSYAYGQQGCHPVIPPDATVTFEVELQDFINSAESDAFFELTPEQQDTFPLEKVLKVADAERQLGNFLYRKRNFECARDRYKRVLSILGRSSSSEAEQCQINASKLLVLLNLSLTYLKLERPARALAYGEAALEIDQRNAKALFRCGQACLYMTQYEKARDFLLRAQHREPFNHEINEELKKLASCYKDYMEEKKKMCCRMFASLRSSD